In Luteitalea sp. TBR-22, one genomic interval encodes:
- a CDS encoding putative DNA-binding domain-containing protein, which translates to MALADLQHRIRRAVVRGDDASLRGTMVGGRDPLRRLRIHRRHYLMSLTAVVTGRFPATAWLVGASRLEHAAVEFVEQCPPTMPCMAEYGDAFPAFLASWPELAALDYVPDFSALDWHLGRVSVCVDAAPVMRADLASFAADELLEQCVSLQDGCHYLEADWPVDALMSLYLRDASPDIWTLTPEPVCVQVRGSRGALQFQRLDRGSFVFRTALASGLTLGDAAARALTTDPRFDPGAALLGALDEQLFTTLGMTPGGAR; encoded by the coding sequence ATGGCGCTCGCTGACCTCCAGCACCGGATTCGGCGGGCGGTCGTGCGGGGTGACGACGCGTCGCTGCGGGGGACGATGGTCGGCGGGCGCGATCCTCTGCGGCGCCTGAGGATTCATCGTCGTCACTACCTGATGAGCCTGACCGCCGTGGTCACCGGCAGGTTCCCTGCGACGGCCTGGCTCGTCGGCGCATCACGGCTGGAACACGCCGCGGTGGAGTTCGTCGAGCAGTGCCCCCCCACCATGCCGTGCATGGCGGAGTACGGCGACGCCTTTCCGGCGTTCCTCGCGTCGTGGCCGGAACTGGCAGCGCTGGACTACGTGCCGGACTTCTCCGCGCTCGATTGGCACCTGGGCCGCGTGTCGGTCTGCGTGGACGCGGCGCCGGTCATGCGCGCGGACCTCGCCTCGTTCGCCGCAGACGAGCTCCTGGAGCAGTGCGTCTCCCTGCAGGACGGATGTCACTACCTCGAGGCGGACTGGCCCGTGGACGCGTTGATGTCGTTGTACCTGCGCGACGCCAGTCCCGACATCTGGACACTGACCCCCGAGCCGGTCTGCGTGCAGGTGCGCGGGAGCAGGGGAGCGCTGCAGTTCCAGAGGCTCGATCGGGGGAGCTTCGTCTTCCGGACGGCACTGGCCAGCGGTCTGACGCTCGGTGACGCTGCGGCACGCGCGCTGACGACCGACCCACGGTTCGACCCCGGGGCGGCCCTGCTGGGCGCCCTCGACGAACAGCTCTTCACCACGCTCGGCATGACGCCTGGAGGCGCGCGATGA
- a CDS encoding DoxX family protein yields the protein MTTDVRSTFMAAAGLVRSGVDALERVPLSLMLLLMRVGIGAVFLNAGLLKYRSWELTLLLFRDEYKVPLADPVLMARMATFNELVFSSLLIAGLGTRLATLPFFGMIVTIQLFVYPDAWIEHLVWTSILLTLLTRGGGTLSLEHLFARSFRSATATSATIGAPQSS from the coding sequence ATGACGACCGACGTCCGCAGCACGTTCATGGCCGCCGCAGGCCTCGTACGAAGTGGCGTCGATGCACTGGAGCGGGTACCGCTGTCGCTGATGCTCCTGTTGATGCGTGTGGGCATCGGCGCGGTGTTCCTCAACGCCGGGCTGCTCAAGTATCGCTCGTGGGAGCTGACGCTGCTGTTGTTCCGGGACGAGTACAAGGTGCCCCTCGCCGACCCGGTGCTGATGGCGCGCATGGCGACGTTCAACGAGCTGGTCTTCTCGTCGCTGCTGATCGCCGGGCTGGGCACCCGCCTGGCGACGTTGCCCTTCTTCGGCATGATCGTCACCATCCAGCTGTTCGTGTATCCCGACGCCTGGATCGAGCACCTGGTGTGGACGTCGATCCTGCTGACGCTGCTGACGCGAGGCGGCGGCACGTTGTCGCTCGAGCACCTGTTCGCGCGGTCATTCCGCAGTGCCACGGCGACGTCGGCGACCATCGGCGCGCCGCAGTCGTCGTGA
- a CDS encoding alpha/beta fold hydrolase: MVSPLVIRNNVRISGRADGRAMVFVHGFGCAQGVWRAVSPAFEADHRVVLYDHVGSGNADPSAYSAQRYASLGAYAEDLVEIAESLGVQGGVMVGHSVGATIGILAARLRPGLFDHLVLVGPSPRYVNTADYVGGFEQRDIDDLLDTLASNHLGWSRQMAPVIMGRPDRPDLEAELTESFCRTDPRAAEGFARATFLADNREDLPHIQARTLVLQCTDDPIAPVAVGDYVHRQIPGSQLVAVETSGHCPHMSEPDAVIRAMRDFLR, from the coding sequence ATGGTGTCCCCTCTCGTCATCCGGAACAACGTCCGGATCTCCGGCCGCGCTGACGGCCGGGCCATGGTGTTCGTCCACGGCTTCGGCTGCGCGCAGGGCGTCTGGCGGGCCGTGTCGCCCGCGTTCGAGGCCGACCATCGGGTCGTCCTCTACGATCATGTCGGCTCCGGAAACGCCGACCCGTCGGCCTACTCCGCGCAGCGGTATGCCAGCCTCGGCGCCTACGCCGAGGATCTCGTCGAGATCGCGGAGAGCCTCGGCGTGCAGGGCGGCGTCATGGTCGGTCACTCGGTCGGGGCGACCATCGGGATCCTGGCCGCGCGGTTGCGACCGGGCCTGTTCGATCACCTCGTGCTCGTCGGCCCCTCGCCGCGCTACGTCAACACGGCGGACTACGTCGGCGGGTTCGAACAGCGGGACATCGACGATCTGCTCGACACGCTGGCCAGCAACCACCTGGGATGGTCGAGGCAGATGGCGCCGGTCATCATGGGCCGACCCGACCGCCCGGATCTCGAAGCGGAACTCACCGAGAGCTTCTGCCGCACCGATCCCAGGGCTGCCGAGGGTTTCGCACGCGCCACCTTTCTCGCCGACAACCGTGAGGACCTGCCGCACATCCAGGCCAGGACGCTGGTGCTGCAGTGCACCGACGATCCGATTGCGCCCGTCGCGGTGGGCGACTACGTCCATCGGCAGATCCCCGGAAGTCAGCTGGTGGCCGTCGAAACCTCGGGGCACTGTCCGCACATGTCCGAACCCGACGCCGTGATTCGCGCCATGCGGGACTTCCTCAGATGA